The genomic stretch CTCATCGACTGGCAGCCCATCAACGCCTTTCTGTGCAAGAAGATCAGGCGCAAGGCCAACGCCGTGGGCAATCCCGCCTATCCGCCTCTGGCGATGTTCAAGATTCTGCTCTTGCAGCGTTGGTACAACCTGAGTGATCCGGGCGTGGAGCAGGCGCTGCTCGACCGGCTCTCCTTTGTCAGATTTACCGGTTTTTCCATCGAGGACGACGTGCCGGACGAGACCACCATATGCCGTTTCCGTAACGGTTTGATCCGCCTGAAGGTGCTGGACTCCTTGCTCGACATGCTTAACCGCCAGCTTGAAGGACAAGGGCTTCTTGTCCGTGAGGGAGCCGTGGTGGACGCCTCGGTAGTCGAGTCGCAGCGGCGGCCGCGCAAGGTTATCGACGTGATGCCTGAGGACCGTTCCGAGGACGCCGAAGAACAGGATGGGCCGGTGGACTGCCGGGTCAGCTATTCGGATGACGAGGAGGCGGCCTGGCTCCGCAAGAGAAATCGGGCCTATTACGGCTACAAGCTCCATGCCGCGACGGACAGTCGAGACGGGTTTCTGCTCTGTGGTCACATCACTCCCGCGAACCATTCGGACACGGGCGAATTCGAGCGGCTCGTGAATGGCGTCGGCCTTGATCCCGGCGCACGGGTTTATGCGGACAAGGGCTATTGCAGCGGGAAGAACCGGGACATTCTGTTTGATCGCGATTTGGAGGACGGAACCATGGACAAGACGCCTCGTGGCGGCAGGCTGACAGACTTCGAAAAGACCCGCAACCGTGACATCAGCAGCATTCGGCAAATAGTCGAGCGGGCCTTCGGCACACTCAAACGTGGCTACGCATTCTTTCGGTCCCGATACGTGGGTCGTGAGAAGGTGGAGGGAGAGTTCCACATCCTCGCCATGGCGTTCAATTTGAAAAAAGCTGTTCGACTGGCGCGAGCCTGAAGGGAGAGGTGCGTCCAAAATCCGGCATTTCGGCCAGAAATGGCAGGAAAAGGCCGGGAATGAGCCCAAGCTGGGGTGCGGTCAGAACATCAAATTGGGTGCGGAGCGCAAGGCACGGACGCGAAAAGGGGATGCGCAGAGGTCTCATATCACCTACAATCTATCTCTCATGTTTACCGAACAAGTAACGCCAACTTCAAACAATGATTGTTGATACATTACCAGTTTATGTTATGCATTCACATTCATCATTTGCTATATAAGAGATGAAGAATCAATATATTTTGGGGCTGTACCAGATAACTAGCCCATATGTCTTCTAACCCACTGTTTCAGTTGTTTAAACTGGCTTCGCGGATTGCTGTTATTAAAACGCCACTCGCATTCCTTTAAAAACAGAGAAAAATGCTTGGTTGGAATGCCGTTGAATTTCCTCATATGGCGTTTGGCCTGGTTCCAAAAATTCTCGATTCCATTGATGTGGTTGTGGCTATCTGCAAACAGCTTCGAGTGGTTGATTCGGAAGTGTTTGAACGCTGACACATCAAGGACATTGTAGCCATACCAGCAGTCCGAGTAAACCACACTGTCTGGCTGGATTCTTTCCTGAATAATGGGAAGCAAGGTTTTACCTTTCGCATCAGGAATCACCTGTGTATAGACCTTCCCGCCCCTTTTAAGGATTCCAAAAACAGGAACCTTACCAGCCGCCCCACGTCCTCTTTTGCCCTTTCGCTTGCCACCGAAGTAGCTCTCATCGACCTCAAATTCGCCAAAATCCATCCCTTCACAGGACTCTTCTACCGCTATGATTTCCCGGAGCCGGTGAAAGTAATAGGCGGCTGTTTTGACGTTCACACCAACCAGATCGGCAGCGCAACGAGCTGTCGTGCCAGCCACAAAATGTTCGATTAAACGAAGCTGCTTGTCCTTGCTCAAACGACTTTTTCGCATTGCCATACCGATAACCCAAAGGAGTTATCTGGTACAGCCCCTATATTTTTAGGAATGCGCCTTTGTATCAAAAGCACTATCAGATGTATTTACCCCAACCCTTTACGCCAATGAATCAGACAGCTATGCAATAAGAAACTGCATATGACACGGTTCAAATTGCATCTTTACGATTTTCACACACCTACATGATTTGGTGTTGCTTACCCTTTGTGATAATATGTACTAGTTTACTCTAGTAAGTACAATCAATCACAGTTCATCAAGGACGACATAATGGAAGATAAAGACGATATTCTCTTCACCCCGGAAGGGGCAACAATGGCAGAAGCAAGCCGTGCCGCATTTCTTGTTGATGCCTGCGCATATTTTAGCGCCCTGTCCGAAGCAATCAGGAACGCTGAAAGAAGCATCCTGATTGCCGGATGGGATATTGACTCACGCATCAAGCTGGATCCAGTCAATAGCGACGAGAAGCTCTACGAATTGCTGAACAAATGCGTAGAAGAACGACCGGACCTGCATATACATGTTCTCATATGGGATTACCCGCTTGCCTACAGCTTGGACCGGGAACCCATGCAGCAACTGAATTTCCCGCTCAAAACGCATGAAAACATCCATTATCAGGCCGACTCGGCACTGCCGCTTGGGTCATCCCACCACCAGAAGATTGTCGTCATTGATGACAAGATAGCCTTTGTCGGAGGTATCGACCTCACCGCAGGAAGATGGGATCGGCCCGGTCATCCTCCCTTCGAAGAGCACAGGGTCAAACCCGATGGCAGCCACTACCTGCCCTATCATGACATTCAGATGCTCATTGAAGGTGAACCCGTGGCTCGGATCGGAGACATTGTTCGTAAACGCTGGGAGTGGGCAACCGACGAAGAGCTGTCGCCACCCCAAAAAACCGAAGGCACCCCGTGGCCCGCCTCTGTAGATCCGGACATGGAGAACGAAAATGTCGTTACCGCCATGACCTTGCCTGCTTTTCGAGGCAGACAGGCGCGGCGTGAGGTGGAGTCGCTCTACCTGCACCAAATCGCCCGAGCAAAAAAAACCATCTACATTGAGAATCAGTATTTCACCTCTACAAGCATACGCGATGCACTGATAGAACGGCTGCAAAGCCACGACTGCCCGGAAATACTGATCATCCTCCCTCAGATGACAACCGGATTACTCGAGCAGCTTGTCATGGAACCACTCCAGTCCGAAGTGCTCGACACCTTGGCTGAACAGGACAAACACAACAAGCTGGCAGTCTATTGCCCGTTCGGTGACGAGGATTCCTGCATTGCCATCAAGGTGCACTCAAAGATCATGATAATTGACGATGAGTTTATCACCGTGGGATCGGCGAATCTCAACGATCGATCCATGGGCTTGGATTCCGAGTGTAATCTCGCTTTTGGATCAAAGGAGATCACCAATACACTTGCTCATTTCCGCCACCGCCTGATGGCACATCACATAGGGATTCCCATGGATCAGGTCACAGACATGGAGCCTGAAAAAGGCATGCTGGGAACGGTCGAAGAACTGAGCCGCCCCACTGGCAGGCTCGTCATCGAGCCCAAAACCCGAAACGAAAATCCGCTCCCTGTTGACCCGGAGCTCATCCGGGAATTCGACACATCGCACCCAGGAGAATATGACACCATCATGGACGACTATTCGAGCTCTGAGAATTCCGAGCGAAGTTACCTTAGCTTCATGGGATTCGGCGCCATTTTGGCGGGGTTCATCATTCTGGCACTGCTTTGGCGTTTCACTCCATTGTCAGAGTACGCCACGCCTGATGCACTGCTACACTGGGCCGAACAGGTCCAAAAAATGCCCATGTCTCCGGTTCTCGCCATCCTGTGTTTTGTGGTTGGCGGCTTCATACTGTTCCCGGTCACTTTGCTTATCGTGCTGACCGCCAGTATTTTCTCCCCTGTGATGGCTTTCTTCATATCACTGGCAGGCTGTCTGGCTTCGGCTCTTTCCGTATATTATGTGGGCGAGTTGCTCGGACACAAGCAGATCAAGCGGCTTGCCGGATCAAAAGTAAAGGAAATCAGTGAACGTTTGGGCAAGCATGGACTGGCATCCATCGTCGTGACACGAGTGGTACCGGTTGCTCCCTATTCCGTTATCAACCTTGTGGCCGGTGCCTCACACATCAAGCTGAGTACATTTCTGCTCGGCACGGTTCTGGGCATGGGCCCCGGTATTGTTGCCATGACGTTGTTCGGAGCACAGTTGATCAATACGTTACGCAACCCGGGTCCCGGTACCCTTGCCATACTCATCGGCATCGTACTGCTTGTCGTGGTAGCTGGGACGTTGGTCAGACGCCGACTCAAGCGAATGAGGGATGATTCCGATTCAACGGAGGAGTCCCAATCGTGACCCGTCCCCTGCCAGCGCAGCATCTTCGTGTTGCGACCTACAACATACACAGTTGGCAAGGCATGGATGGAAAACGAGACCCTGATCGTATTTTCGAGGCTGTTGCCCACCTGGATGCCGACCTACTGGCTCTTCAGGAGGTAATATCTCCACAAGACACATCAGCCGCCTGCCCACTCCGGGAAATGGCGTCCAGACAAGGGTATCATGTAACCTACGGCCACACGTTACTTCGCCAGGACTCCCACTACGGCAATGCGCTGCTGAGCAGGAAAGAGCCTGTCCGCGTGCTGCGACATGACCTCAGCTTCCCCGAGCGAGAACCCCGAGGAGCACTGGAAACCATATTCTCGTATGATGGGGTAACCGTAAAAGCTGTTGCAACCCACTTGGGGCTGAATCCCAAAGAGCGGGCATACCAAATGGACAGACTTTTCCCGCTACTGGCTGCCAAAGATGCTGACATAACCCTGTTCCTTGGAGACTTTAACGATTGGTACGCCTGGAGCGCAGTGCGTCGACGCATACGAGGACTTTTCGGACCACAACCACAACCACGAACCTTTCCAAGCATTTTCCCTATACTTGCACTGGATAAAGTACATGTCAGACCAACGAGCCGACTTGAAGAAGTCACGCCAATTCGAACCGACAAGACGAAAAAAGCGTCGGACCATCTTCCGCTAGTAGCAACCGTGGACATAACTCAAGAGAGCGCCTCAAACGCTGATTGAATTCAATGCAGATCAATCGGAGAAATCAAACTCGCTGAGTTGGTTCAACAGCCAGTGTTCCGCTATTTCTCAGGTGGTCCTTGTTGCTCCAACACCCGCATAACAGCAAGGACGTATCCCAGGTGAGTAAATGCCTGCGGATAGTTCCCCAGAAGCATCCCTTTTTTGGGATCATACTCTTCGGCAAAAAGGCCTAGCGGGTTGGCGGTTTCTTCAATGCGTTTGAGCAATGTTTGCGCCTCTTCCAGACGCCCCATTTCCGCCATGCACTGAGCGAGCCAGCAATTGCAGATGAGGAAAACACCCTCGCCTCCCTCGATGCCTGCGCTTTCCCCCGAAATTCGGACCACCGGTTAAGGTGGAGTCAGCGTCCTTAAACCGATAAGGAAGGACGCATGACAAAGAGCAGCAAAAGACGGAAACATTCGGACAAGTTTAAGGCCAAGGTCGCACTTGAGGCGATTCGTGGCGTGAAGACGCTTGCGCAACTGGCTGCGGAGTACAAAGTGCACCCCAATCAGATTTCCACGTGGAAGCGGCAGCTCCTTGAGAATGTCGATGACATCTTTTCCAGTGGCAAGAAAGCCAAAAGCCAGGAGGAGATAACCGCACCGTTATTTGAGGAGATCGGTCGGCTCAAGATGGACATCAAGTGGCTTGAAAAAAAGTTGTAAGCCTGCCGCTTGAGGTGCGCCGCCAGTGGATCAAACCAGATCGGGAGTATTCCATCCGGCGGCAATGCAAGTTGGCAGGCATTTCCCGTTCGGGATTTTACTACAAGCCTGTAGCCGAATCCGATGAAAATTTGGCCCTGATGCGTCTGATCGACGAGCAGTACCTGCGTCAGCCTGATTACGGCTCGCCGCGCATGACAGATTGGCTGAGGACACAAGGGCATCAGGTCAACCACAAGCGGGTTGAGCGACTGATGCAGATGATGGGCTTGCAGGCCATTACTCCAGGGCCGCATACGAGTGTCCCCAACCCGGAGCATCCCGTGTTTCCTTATCTGCTGAAAGGAGTTGCCATTGAACGAAAAAATCAAGTCTGGAGCGCTGATATCACCTACATCCCCATGCAGCGCGGCTTTCTGTACCTGGTGGCAGTGATAGACTGGTGGAGCCGCTTCGTGCTGGCTTGGGAGCTATCGAACTCGATGGATAGTTCTTTCTGCGTGGATGCGCTCAACAAGGCTTTGCGCATCTCTACGCCGGAGGTGTTCAACACGGACCAGGGAGCGCAGTTCACGAGTCGTGAATTTACCGGAGTTCTGCAGAGCAAGGGAATTGCAATCAGCATGGACGGCAAAGGTCGCGCAATCGACAACGTCTTCATTGAGCGGCTGTGGTGGACGGTGAAATATGAGGATATTTACCCCAGGGCGTACTGTGATGGGATCGAGCTATACCATGGGCTTACGCGCTATTTTCGGTACTACAACGAGGAGCGCGGTCATTCGTCGTTGGACAAAAGAACTCCCGCTGACGTATACAGGGGCAACTTGAATGTTCATTGACTTGGCTCGTAGCCGTTGCTCCGCTCCGCCCTCGGCCCTTCGGGCCGCCCCTACGGGGACGGGCTACGCTCCACAACGGCTATGGCGACCCGCCTCCTCGGAGGCACAAACTCGGACGCCGGGCTCCACCTTAAAAAGACCGATCAGTGGTCCAAAGGATGGGGGGAGGCGCAGCCATCTTCGCTGGTATACCGACGGATCAGCCCTCCATCCTGCAGTTCCTGCTGTATTGCTTCAACAGTCCCGATAACCCTTGGATCATCAAACGGGAGAAATCCCATGATCGGAATCAACAGGCAGGAAGCGTCCAGCTCCGTGGTGTCGTAATGTTGAACAAAGGTACTGCGCTGGGCGTCAAACCCCTGTTCCAGGACTTCCTGACGAATCGCCGACATCGCCTCTTCCCAACGCTCAACATCACAATCGAAGCCATGCTGCTCGGCCATGTCCACGCCCCGTTGCAACGCGACCCAGCACATGACCTTGGAAAAGATAAAATGTTGTGGTTCACACCTGACTTCCCAAATACCTGCATCCGGGTCCTGCCAATGCGCATGGACATATTCACAAATATCTCTGAGCACCTCCCAATGCTCCTCACTGATACTCCCGGCATGACTGATAAGACGCGAGACAACACCCATCAGCTCACCGTAGATATCCATCTGAACCTGCCCGGCAGCCGCGTTACCAATTCTGACTGGCCGAGAATCCTTATGCCCATCAAGATGCGTCAACTCCTGCTCTTCAAGCTGACTATCCTCTCGAAGACCATACATGATTTGTAGTTCACTCTTTCTGCTTCGGTCCAGAACTGATCGCAGCCAATCAAGAAACTTTTCGGCTTCAGCGATATGACCCAGTTCATAAAATGCCTGCAACGTGAATGAAGCGTCACGTATCCATGTAAATCGGTAATCCCAATTACGGGTTCCCCCGATTTCTTCAGGCAAGGAAGTCGTCGGAGCGGCTGCCAGAACACCTGTCGGACGGTACTGAAGCAGTTTGAGAACCAGCGCAGATCGTTCAATCATTTCAGTGTACTCATCGAAACGATAATTACACTCGGTCTCGCTTCTCTCCATCCACTCCCGCCAATACTCAGTAGTATACTCCAGCGCCTGAAGCCCGGAATCCGCGGTTACGCACGCCTTATCCTCTCTGCTGCATCTCCCATCGGGAGCACTGGCCCCCAGGCGGAGCCACGCCTCTTCTCCTTCACTCATGCTCCACGTGCCGACCACTGCATCATCATGGATTTCCAGAGGTCTGGTGGCAGTCAGAGCCAACTCCATGTCACCCCCCACAGCCACTGCTCCACCGTCCAGTTTGGAGAATGAAGTCTTCTCACGCGCATAATCATAGGCAGGGGCAAAACGAACGCGAACCGACACCTGTCCTTTCTCCACCGTCACCCGGCGAAAAATGCGCGTCCCTTCTGCCTCTTCTGAATCTGAATCATTGGATTGATCTTTGGTCACAGGCATGAAGTCGGTCACACGAAGCACACCAGCTCCGGTCTCCATGCGGGAAACAAGGATATTGGTTTTCTCCTCATACCGCTGAGAACACTGCAACTTATCGATTGGCACATCAGGCCCGACCGCAAAACTGCCACCTTTATCTGCATCAAGTATGGCGGCAAAAACGGATGGAGAGTCGAGGTGGGGATAGCAGAACCAGTCGATACTCCCGTCAACTGCCACCAGCGCAACAGTTCGCAGATTACCTATGATCCCATACTCGCCAATATCCTTGTACATGCTCTCGTATCCCGATCAGGAAAGCATATAGCGCAGAGCATAGCCAAAAGAAGGATACGCCCACGGATGGGCAAGCAATTCCTTCCGCGTCAGACCATAACGGATGGCCAACCCGAAGATGTTCGCCACCTCTTCCGCGTGCTGGCCCAGATAGTGGGCTCCCAAAATTGTACCTGTTTGCTTCTCTACAAGCACTTTGTATTCGGCATAATCCATGCCGATGCGTTTGTGCTCCGACCATTTGGCCGCATCACCGGAATACACCGTGAAGGACTCGCCGCGTTCCCGGGCCTCTTCTTCCAGCAACCCCACAGCCATAAGCGGGGGGTCGGTGAAAACAGTTGATCCGGTTCCGCGCAAATCAGATTCCTCGCCTGCGTCATCGATAATATTTGCGGCGATCGTATCCGCCTGCAACGCCGCGACCGGGGTCAAGGCAAGTCCTGGTTCGACGCAATCACCGGCAGCGTAAATCCGTGGATTGGTACTCTGGAGTCGGCCATTGACCTTGATGCCTTCTGAGGATTTTTCAACGCCAACCTTGTCAAGCTGTAGCGATTCAATATTGGGAGTACGGCCTACCGCAACAACTGCCATTGAAGCACTGAACGATTCTTTGCCGTTCTCCCCGGATGTAACAATCGAAACTCCTGACTTGGACTTCTCAACCTCATCAATGGAGTGGTTCAACAAAACGCTCACACCGTGTGATTCCATTGCCTTGACCAGTCGGCCAGCCAAATCCGGGTCGAATCCCCGCAAAACACGATCACTCCGGTTCAATATGGTCGCCTTGGCCCCGACAGCAGCGGCTACTGACGCAAACTCGAACGAGATGAAACCACCACCGATAAATATCAAGGAATCCGGCATGGTCTTGAGATTCAGGAAGTCGTCGCTTGTCAACAGCAGGTCATTCCCGGGGATATCTGGAATCTTTGGGCTGGCACCCACTCCAATCACGACATTGCGCGCCTGCAAAACTCCGTACCCCGGGACCTCGACATCGCCGTTATCATCAAAACGAGCGTCCCCCGCAATGACCGCTATGCCCGCTTTTTCCAATGAATCGCGAACCGCATCGGAAATGGGTTCCGTCGATGTGTGTTTGTAATTCCACAGCGTATCCCAATCTATCCGCGTATCGCCCACGATGCCCTGCTTCTGCATGGAACGAACGCGCGTTACGGCATGGGCAGTATCGGCAAAAATTTTTTTTGGCTCACACCCTCGAAGCGGACAGACACCGCCCCATCCATCTCTTTCCACAACGGCAACTCGCAGTCCGGCACTATTGCATTTTCTTGCTACTCCGCCTCCGGCAGCACCTGACCCGATAACGACGACATCATATTCTTCTTTCTTCAATTGGGACCTCCGTTGGTGTGGATGTATCTCCAGGCAGTGACTTCATGGTCACAGTCCAATCATTGCATATTTACTCCCATACTCACATAAAACGGGGGAAAGTAAAGGCAAAACGACTCCTTGCACAACAAGTCGCCTGTTGTACTCGTGCAATCAGCTATTTTGAAGGAACTGGAGGAGCTACCTGGAAAGTCGCTGTCTGAGTGAAAGAGGGTAATCGGTTATGATCCCGAAGCAGCCGCCACTGGCAAGACTGACCGCCCTATCCATGTCGTTCACCGTATAGGGTGCCACCCGAATCCCGTGCTCCATCAATCTACTAACCAGCGCCACATCAATCATTTGATAATCGGGATGATAGCAGGTGCATCCAAATCGCTGAAGGTAGGCAACAATATCTTCCGGATGTTTATTTTCCACCAGAACAGCTAATGGAATTTCAGGGTATCTGGCTTTCATTTCAGCCAGGTAGTCGTGATTGAATGAAGAAATGAGAACAAGGTCCTGGACGTTCAATTCATGCACGATGTCGACAACATCACCAACGATAGACAGATCATCCGCGGCACCGGCCTGATTTTTGATTTCAACGTTTACTGGCAGGTTATGTTTTCGCGAGAAGGCAAGGGCCTCTTTCAATGAAGGGATACGCTGCCCACGCATCAAGTCCAAATCGTTAGCCGACATCTCTCCAGCCGCAATAGTGCCAAAGGGATCGCTTGTTATGAACCATGATCCGGCATCGAGCTTCTGGAGTTCATCCCAAGTATAGTCACGTATTCGCCTTGAGCGTCGGTCAGAGAAATCCGGATGGGTGGAGATATCCGTGGTGCGGTCAAGGACATCATCATGGAATACCACCAGCGTGCCGTCAGCGACTTTGTGAACATCAAGCTCCCAGTAATCGGCACCAAACTCAAGACCTCGCTGTGCAGCCAGCATTGTGTTCTCCGGAGCATGGGCCCGAGCGCCACGGTGAGCACATACATATCCGGATTGTGGCAGATGGTCGAAAAACACTACTCACCTCGTTTGGTGAAATAGAAATTGGCCAATGCCATCAACGATGTGCCGACAATCAACAACAGGGAAACCGCATTGATAACCGGGGTACTTCCGTCCCGAACCTGCAAGTACAGATTAATGGGGAGTGTCGGTTCCGATCCGACGAGGAACAACGTGGTGTTGAAGTTTTCAAAACTCATCAAAAAGGCCACGGCTCCGGCGCCGATTATGGCCGGACGCAGGAACTTCAATGTGATGTGCCAAATAACACCAAGCTGTGTGGCTCCGAGGTTCAGCGCAGCCTCCTCCAAAGAATGGTCGAATTTGCGAAGCCGTGCGGAAACCACAAGAGTGACGAACGTCGTGATGAAAGAGAACTGACCTACGACAACCAGCCAGAAGCTGGGGCGAAACAATTCCACATCGATACCGAAGTTCATATCAAAATACGTCCCAGCCGTATTGGCAGCCAGGAGCAGCGAGATACCCAGAATAACGCCTGGAATAACCAGCGGCGCGAGCATCAGAAAATACAGTACCCCCTTGAAGCGAAACTCTTCCTGCTCGAACAGGAAGCTGGCGCACGTCCCCACGACAACACTCAGGATGGAAACGAAAAAGGCCGTCTTGAAACTCGTCATAATGGCACGCAGATTCTGGTCGTCATGGAAAAGACCGACCCGATCCGGTCCATCAGCCACAAACCAGTCGAGGCTAAATCCCTGCCATGGCAAGGACGGAAAATTGGAATCATTGAACGCCAGCACACAGGTGACGACAAGCGGTGCAAAAAGGAATATAAAATACAATACAATAAAACAGTTGAATGAAAAGTCGTATGTTTTGCTACGTGGCAGAGAGCGAATCATGATGCGACCTCCCCAAGTTTCTGACGGGTGATTTTAAGCCCAATCCAGATAATGAGGGAACTGAGCAGAAGCAGCAGGAATCCGAAGGCTGAGCCTTGATTCCAATTGAAGCTGGCAATGAACTGGTTGTAAATCTGTTCCGTGAACCAGAGCGAATTCTTTCCGCCCATGAGATTGGGAGTCAGGTAATTCCCCAGTGCCAACATGAACACCACGATGGAGCCGGAAGTAATACCGGGCTTGCAATGCGGTATGATGATGGTTCGCCAGATGGTCAGTTGCCCGGCCCCCAGGTCATGGGCCGCTTCGATGAGGCTGTCATCAAGACTCTCCATGACGGAAACAAGCGGCACGACCATGAACAGCATGGAAGTATAGACCAACCCCATGATCATGGTGGCGTCATTGTACAGCATTTCGATGGGCCTATCGATGAGCCCCAACTTCAGCATGAAGAAGTTGAGCACGCCGGACTCGCGTAGCAGAATCATCCATCCGTAGATACGGACCAGTTCACTGACCCAGAATGGGAGCAGCAGGAGGATCATCAAGGCCCCCTGCACCTTTGATCTGGCCAGTTTGGCGATATAGAAGGAGACCGGCATGGCGATCAAAAAGCAGATGAACGTCGTGATGACAGCGTACAGAGCCGTGCGAACAAACGTCAGCCAGTAGATAGGTTCGGTAAAGAAATTCCTGTAATTCTGAAGTGTCCAGACTACATCACCGTAATCATTCTCCCCACGAAAACTCATGGTTAACAGATCAAGATGCGGGAGAATGATCAGAAGCAGCAGCCAGGAGATCACCGGCGCAAAAAATATCCAGAATGCAAGACGTGAACGCGGCATATCACCCCTCCGCCTCAAAACAGACACCCGATTCGGGATGCCACCCCACTGTGATCACATTGCCCGGCTCAATATGGTCGAACCGCCGATTCTGCGGCAGTGTCACAATGAGTTCGTGCTCCTGTTCAGTCAGGGTCAACAGACGACTGTTGGCTCCATCAAACAGAATACTTTTCACTGTCACATCAAAGACATTCAAGCCCTCTTTGTCACGGGGTTCGATGACCATCGCTTCAGGTCGCAGAAAAAGATCAACCCGCGCCCCTTGATGACACGGCGTATGCGACCTGGCCCGAAACGAATACCCTTCGTCAGTTGTCACCAAGACGTCACCGGACAGTCCCTGCGTCACGACACCGCTCCACTTGTTGGTATCCCCAACGAACTGCGCCACAAAAGGCGTATCGGGTTCACCGTACAATTCCTGTGGGGTTCCAACCTGCTCGAAACGGCCATTATTCATGACAGCCACCCGATCAGACATGACCAAAGCCTCGGACTGATCATGCGTAATATAGATGAATGTGGTCCCCACCTTGTTCTGGAGCTTTTTCAACTCCACCTTCATCTGTTCACGCAGCTTGAGATCCAACGCTCCCAGAGGTTCATCCAGCAACAGAACAGATGGTTCCAGTACGAGACAGCGAGCAATTGCGACTCGCTGCTTCTGCCCACCTGATAACTGATTGATCTGCTTGGAGCCGTACCCTGGCAGCCCCACTCGTTCGAGCATGGCTTCGACTTTTTTGCTGGTCGTCGGTGCATCAACACCCCGCCGCTTCAACCCGAAGGCAATATTATCGGCGACATTCATCATCGGAAACAAAGCCAGATGCTGAAAAACCAGATTGACGGGACGCTTGTTCGGAGGAACGCCAAGCATATCCTCCCCGCGAA from Pseudodesulfovibrio profundus encodes the following:
- a CDS encoding IS5 family transposase, with the protein product MLLFLHPKEEGMAIRQKGPRLGDYFLGHRRTKTTFLDEINELIDWQPINAFLCKKIRRKANAVGNPAYPPLAMFKILLLQRWYNLSDPGVEQALLDRLSFVRFTGFSIEDDVPDETTICRFRNGLIRLKVLDSLLDMLNRQLEGQGLLVREGAVVDASVVESQRRPRKVIDVMPEDRSEDAEEQDGPVDCRVSYSDDEEAAWLRKRNRAYYGYKLHAATDSRDGFLLCGHITPANHSDTGEFERLVNGVGLDPGARVYADKGYCSGKNRDILFDRDLEDGTMDKTPRGGRLTDFEKTRNRDISSIRQIVERAFGTLKRGYAFFRSRYVGREKVEGEFHILAMAFNLKKAVRLARA
- a CDS encoding IS1595 family transposase; amino-acid sequence: MRKSRLSKDKQLRLIEHFVAGTTARCAADLVGVNVKTAAYYFHRLREIIAVEESCEGMDFGEFEVDESYFGGKRKGKRGRGAAGKVPVFGILKRGGKVYTQVIPDAKGKTLLPIIQERIQPDSVVYSDCWYGYNVLDVSAFKHFRINHSKLFADSHNHINGIENFWNQAKRHMRKFNGIPTKHFSLFLKECEWRFNNSNPRSQFKQLKQWVRRHMG
- a CDS encoding VTT domain-containing protein, whose product is MEDKDDILFTPEGATMAEASRAAFLVDACAYFSALSEAIRNAERSILIAGWDIDSRIKLDPVNSDEKLYELLNKCVEERPDLHIHVLIWDYPLAYSLDREPMQQLNFPLKTHENIHYQADSALPLGSSHHQKIVVIDDKIAFVGGIDLTAGRWDRPGHPPFEEHRVKPDGSHYLPYHDIQMLIEGEPVARIGDIVRKRWEWATDEELSPPQKTEGTPWPASVDPDMENENVVTAMTLPAFRGRQARREVESLYLHQIARAKKTIYIENQYFTSTSIRDALIERLQSHDCPEILIILPQMTTGLLEQLVMEPLQSEVLDTLAEQDKHNKLAVYCPFGDEDSCIAIKVHSKIMIIDDEFITVGSANLNDRSMGLDSECNLAFGSKEITNTLAHFRHRLMAHHIGIPMDQVTDMEPEKGMLGTVEELSRPTGRLVIEPKTRNENPLPVDPELIREFDTSHPGEYDTIMDDYSSSENSERSYLSFMGFGAILAGFIILALLWRFTPLSEYATPDALLHWAEQVQKMPMSPVLAILCFVVGGFILFPVTLLIVLTASIFSPVMAFFISLAGCLASALSVYYVGELLGHKQIKRLAGSKVKEISERLGKHGLASIVVTRVVPVAPYSVINLVAGASHIKLSTFLLGTVLGMGPGIVAMTLFGAQLINTLRNPGPGTLAILIGIVLLVVVAGTLVRRRLKRMRDDSDSTEESQS
- a CDS encoding endonuclease/exonuclease/phosphatase family protein, with product MTRPLPAQHLRVATYNIHSWQGMDGKRDPDRIFEAVAHLDADLLALQEVISPQDTSAACPLREMASRQGYHVTYGHTLLRQDSHYGNALLSRKEPVRVLRHDLSFPEREPRGALETIFSYDGVTVKAVATHLGLNPKERAYQMDRLFPLLAAKDADITLFLGDFNDWYAWSAVRRRIRGLFGPQPQPRTFPSIFPILALDKVHVRPTSRLEEVTPIRTDKTKKASDHLPLVATVDITQESASNAD
- a CDS encoding glycoside hydrolase family 15 protein; the encoded protein is MVRISGESAGIEGGEGVFLICNCWLAQCMAEMGRLEEAQTLLKRIEETANPLGLFAEEYDPKKGMLLGNYPQAFTHLGYVLAVMRVLEQQGPPEK
- a CDS encoding IS3 family transposase (programmed frameshift), translating into MTKSSKRRKHSDKFKAKVALEAIRGVKTLAQLAAEYKVHPNQISTWKRQLLENVDDIFSSGKKAKSQEEITAPLFEEIGRLKMDIKWLEKKLSLPLEVRRQWIKPDREYSIRRQCKLAGISRSGFYYKPVAESDENLALMRLIDEQYLRQPDYGSPRMTDWLRTQGHQVNHKRVERLMQMMGLQAITPGPHTSVPNPEHPVFPYLLKGVAIERKNQVWSADITYIPMQRGFLYLVAVIDWWSRFVLAWELSNSMDSSFCVDALNKALRISTPEVFNTDQGAQFTSREFTGVLQSKGIAISMDGKGRAIDNVFIERLWWTVKYEDIYPRAYCDGIELYHGLTRYFRYYNEERGHSSLDKRTPADVYRGNLNVH